The proteins below come from a single Parcubacteria group bacterium genomic window:
- a CDS encoding right-handed parallel beta-helix repeat-containing protein, translating to MQKHSEKLLCSSGASKFKFKIIFLVIIFCGFFGLSAKASAATYYVKNGGNDSLSGLDDANAWETIDKVSSSATSGDTVYFRSQDTWTGADPVLNCTEGVIYDGATYGSGTRAKLQATSRVAGYGVVQIYTSNVTFRGFLVDSNELSLGGVYIGGTSPTPSGDITDITVDYCEIINGITTDSPNPSYYYAILVGARGSHTTSNVTVTNNIVHEAGHEGIAVYPNWGVAGNRVNMALVRGNTVYDVGQAGGSTHPIDIGNDSDNITIEYNTVSGSAIAVLNYGPDYTGPDEYPDNFIIRHNLMQGTGFSTSGYFDFPHFYGSGAFYGNILIDASIALSGIDYHDKSIKMYNNTIYSPGSTSMFGCAGIYEGGSNASGIEFRNNIYYCDLAARCFYDYGAQLTTSQHTNNIYYRPSAGALAWTQNSTYTSANIGDWEPTAQNTDPQFTGGTLPTGFTGTYGSNMLPNTNYFATTAGPTINTGATLGSPFNSSINSAGLASPFLRPVGAYDIGAYEYQGADTTAPGAPSGLAVE from the coding sequence ATGCAAAAACACTCCGAAAAATTGCTTTGCTCATCCGGGGCAAGCAAGTTTAAATTCAAAATTATTTTTTTGGTAATTATATTTTGTGGTTTTTTTGGCTTGAGTGCCAAAGCCAGCGCCGCCACCTATTATGTCAAAAACGGAGGCAATGATTCTCTTTCCGGGTTGGATGATGCTAATGCTTGGGAGACGATTGACAAAGTTAGCTCCTCTGCTACGAGTGGCGATACTGTGTATTTTCGATCGCAGGATACGTGGACAGGAGCAGACCCCGTGCTTAATTGTACGGAGGGGGTGATTTATGACGGGGCGACATACGGATCTGGAACAAGAGCGAAATTACAAGCCACGTCCCGAGTCGCTGGTTATGGCGTGGTGCAAATTTACACAAGCAATGTCACTTTTAGGGGGTTTTTGGTTGATAGCAATGAGCTATCTCTCGGTGGTGTGTATATTGGCGGGACTAGCCCAACTCCGTCGGGGGACATTACCGATATCACTGTGGATTATTGTGAGATTATTAATGGCATCACGACAGACAGTCCTAATCCATCCTACTACTATGCAATTCTTGTGGGAGCGCGCGGAAGTCATACAACTAGCAACGTGACGGTGACTAATAATATAGTTCATGAAGCGGGGCATGAAGGTATTGCTGTTTATCCAAATTGGGGTGTCGCTGGCAATAGAGTTAATATGGCGCTTGTTCGAGGAAATACCGTGTATGATGTTGGGCAGGCTGGTGGCAGTACTCATCCTATTGATATCGGTAATGATTCGGACAATATAACCATTGAGTACAATACTGTAAGCGGTTCAGCTATAGCTGTTTTGAATTACGGCCCAGACTATACCGGACCAGATGAGTACCCGGATAATTTTATTATAAGGCATAATCTTATGCAGGGGACTGGTTTTTCTACGAGCGGTTATTTTGACTTCCCTCACTTTTATGGTTCTGGCGCATTCTATGGCAATATACTTATTGATGCTTCTATTGCATTGAGTGGCATAGATTATCATGACAAATCAATTAAGATGTATAACAATACAATTTACTCTCCTGGTAGCACGAGTATGTTTGGTTGCGCTGGAATTTATGAAGGAGGTAGTAATGCTTCCGGCATAGAGTTCCGAAATAATATTTATTATTGCGATTTGGCAGCTCGTTGTTTTTATGATTATGGCGCACAACTAACAACATCCCAACATACCAATAATATTTATTACAGACCTTCAGCGGGTGCATTAGCTTGGACTCAAAATAGTACATATACAAGTGCTAATATCGGCGATTGGGAACCCACCGCCCAAAACACCGACCCGCAATTCACCGGCGGTACCCTCCCCACCGGATTTACTGGTACCTACGGATCAAATATGCTACCCAACACTAATTATTTTGCCACCACCGCAGGGCCAACTATCAATACCGGCGCAACCCTCGGCAGTCCTTTCAATAGCTCCATCAATAGTGCCGGATTAGCTTCTCCCTTTCTACGTCCAGTCGGCGCTTATGACATTGGGGCTTATGAATACCAAGGAGCTGATACAACAGCACCTGGGGCACCGAGCGGACTGGCGGTGGAATAA
- a CDS encoding ATP-binding protein has product MFLERKIYPELKKHLKSRQITVITGMRRTGKTTLLNQLLEDIPSKNKLYLDLERVDNRALFNQKNYDNILKELASKGLSMSDRMYLAIDEIQMFPAIASILKYLYDTFDVKFIVTGSSSYYLKNLFSESLAGRKKIFEIYPLDFGEYLVFHKVFYLKAEKWQEKKANPIEHERVRSYYENYVEFGGFPEVVLADTEEEKKDLLRDIISSYLNIDIKFLADFRNEQNIYNLLKMLAGRVGTKLDYSKLARLSNLSRPTVVSYLDLFEKTYLIQRVPIYTKSFDREIVKAQKIYFCDNGLAGILADLNGGSKFENAIFNQLRQQGKLQYYSLKNGREIDFVLDEKVGLEVKETPIETDKKKLENLARTAGLKKYRLIGRQIVPNFFDYIWGGEIR; this is encoded by the coding sequence ATGTTTTTAGAGCGCAAAATTTATCCCGAACTGAAAAAACATCTCAAATCAAGGCAAATAACCGTGATTACCGGTATGCGCCGAACAGGAAAGACCACACTGCTCAATCAATTGCTGGAAGACATTCCTTCAAAAAATAAACTCTATCTCGATTTGGAGCGAGTGGATAATCGGGCGCTGTTTAATCAAAAAAATTATGACAACATTCTCAAGGAACTTGCCAGCAAGGGGTTGTCAATGTCTGATCGTATGTATTTGGCAATAGACGAAATTCAAATGTTTCCAGCGATCGCTAGTATTCTGAAATATTTATACGATACTTTTGATGTGAAGTTTATCGTAACCGGATCGAGTTCCTATTATCTGAAAAATCTTTTCAGTGAATCACTGGCTGGGCGCAAAAAAATATTCGAAATCTATCCCTTGGATTTTGGAGAATATTTGGTTTTTCATAAGGTTTTCTATCTTAAAGCTGAGAAATGGCAGGAAAAAAAGGCCAATCCGATTGAGCATGAACGAGTAAGAAGTTACTATGAAAATTATGTTGAATTTGGCGGTTTTCCCGAAGTGGTTTTGGCCGATACAGAGGAAGAAAAGAAGGATTTGCTTAGAGATATCATTAGCTCATATCTCAACATCGACATTAAATTTTTGGCTGATTTTAGGAACGAACAGAATATCTATAATTTGTTAAAAATGTTAGCCGGTCGCGTTGGAACAAAACTGGATTATTCCAAGTTAGCACGTCTTTCCAATCTCTCTCGTCCAACAGTAGTCAGCTATTTGGATCTTTTCGAAAAAACTTATTTAATCCAGAGAGTCCCGATTTATACAAAAAGTTTCGATCGAGAAATTGTGAAAGCTCAAAAGATTTATTTTTGCGACAATGGCCTGGCGGGAATCCTAGCGGATCTGAATGGCGGTTCAAAATTTGAAAATGCTATTTTCAATCAATTGCGCCAGCAGGGCAAGTTGCAATATTATTCTCTCAAAAACGGTCGGGAGATTGATTTTGTACTTGATGAAAAAGTTGGATTGGAAGTAAAAGAAACACCAATTGAAACTGACAAAAAGAAACTGGAAAATTTAGCTCGGACTGCCGGGCTGAAAAAGTACCGGCTGATTGGTCGGCAGATTGTGCCGAACTTCTTCGACTATATCTGGGGCGGGGAGATTCGGTAA
- a CDS encoding right-handed parallel beta-helix repeat-containing protein, which produces MPNQNLKLKIFFLTILFLAIFGVSAKASAATYYVKNGGNDSLSGLDDANAWETIDKVEATVTSGDTVYFRSQDVWTSATTPVLVATAGVIYDGSIYGSGTRATFKATGNLAYVIFIGQSNVTVRSFNVDMNSQITDGITIYGADKSNIIIDDCQVHDNICPEGNYVYGVRVSAQPSTAVSDVLISNTNVYNTGHEAFVVYSGGSGIESNIILRNCSGHDSGQDGSTWGSGLAIKNDARNVIVEFSSFYNSASNGISIIGENGSPTGLDIKYNIIYNNGDHGITVYDVDSAGVAVTGGINNNLIYSNGSNEIYLGGDLTGTVLNFYNNTLFADVYSAINLRWAIGTPIINFKNNIACSDNYQAVYDYLGLLTHSNNLIFRSSSDIADHVVTNINYNRSDVLTWEPTAQTTDPNFTGGTLPTGFNGTYGTNMLPNTNYFATTSGPTINTGATLGSPYNLSINSAGLSSPFLRPVGAYDIGAYEYQGTDTTPPTVPSGLAVE; this is translated from the coding sequence ATGCCAAACCAAAACTTAAAACTAAAAATCTTTTTCCTAACAATTTTATTTTTAGCAATTTTCGGCGTGAGTGCCAAAGCCAGCGCCGCCACCTATTATGTCAAAAACGGAGGCAATGATTCTCTTTCCGGGTTGGATGATGCTAATGCTTGGGAGACGATTGACAAAGTGGAGGCAACAGTGACGAGCGGGGATACTGTATATTTTCGTAGCCAAGATGTGTGGACAAGCGCAACGACGCCTGTTTTAGTAGCTACTGCAGGTGTAATTTATGATGGATCTATATATGGAAGCGGGACGAGGGCTACATTTAAAGCCACTGGCAATCTAGCTTATGTGATTTTTATCGGGCAGAGTAATGTTACGGTTAGGAGTTTTAATGTCGATATGAACAGCCAAATTACTGATGGTATTACTATTTATGGTGCTGACAAATCAAATATAATAATTGATGATTGTCAGGTGCATGATAATATTTGCCCAGAGGGTAATTATGTTTATGGTGTCAGAGTGTCGGCACAGCCTAGTACGGCCGTTAGCGATGTTTTAATATCTAATACGAATGTATATAATACTGGACACGAGGCGTTTGTTGTATATAGTGGAGGAAGCGGCATTGAAAGCAATATAATATTACGTAATTGTTCGGGCCATGACTCTGGGCAAGATGGATCAACGTGGGGATCTGGGTTGGCGATTAAAAATGACGCGAGAAATGTTATAGTAGAGTTTTCATCTTTTTACAATTCAGCCTCAAATGGGATATCTATTATTGGCGAAAATGGAAGCCCTACCGGTTTAGATATAAAATATAATATTATATATAATAATGGCGATCATGGCATAACCGTGTATGATGTTGATAGTGCTGGTGTGGCTGTTACTGGTGGTATTAACAATAATCTTATTTACAGTAATGGTTCAAACGAAATTTATCTGGGTGGTGATCTAACGGGAACAGTTTTGAATTTTTATAATAATACACTCTTTGCAGATGTCTATAGTGCTATTAATCTGCGTTGGGCCATTGGTACTCCCATAATAAATTTCAAGAATAATATTGCATGCTCTGACAACTATCAAGCAGTTTATGATTATCTGGGTCTACTTACTCATTCCAATAATCTAATTTTTAGATCTTCAAGTGATATTGCCGATCATGTTGTGACAAATATAAATTATAACCGATCCGATGTCCTCACCTGGGAACCCACCGCCCAAACCACCGACCCCAACTTTACCGGAGGCACCCTTCCCACCGGCTTTAATGGAACCTACGGCACCAATATGCTTCCTAATACAAACTATTTCGCCACCACATCAGGCCCCACCATCAACACCGGCGCCACCCTCGGCAGTCCCTATAATCTTTCCATCAACAGCGCCGGACTCTCTTCACCATTCTTACGTCCAGTCGGAGCTTATGACATCGGCGCCTATGAATACCAAGGAACAGATACAACTCCACCAACAGTTCCATCAGGACTAGCAGTAGAATAA
- a CDS encoding right-handed parallel beta-helix repeat-containing protein — translation MKTRFLNFNLILFGLIIFSGIFVLSTSASAATYYVKNGGNDSLSGLDDANAWETIAKVEATVTSGDMVYFRSQDVWESSITSGVVLHATSGVIYDGATYGLGTRAKFKSNAVSSYNNWSTADLNESNIIFRGFDIDSNDQTSLDGIGIGYVADKDISGITVDNCTVHNTGRYGIIVSNSGGHKTSNVQILNTETYDCLYATGIDVYASWNTPGNQNETVLVRNCISHNNLEGFSIVNDSKNVTLEYNRAYDNIHDGILVRTSPDYEGGENVFSAPINMIVRYNVIYNNADTGIRIYSPSALTMSGAFYGNLLYENGQPSIGDCAEFSVISSNATDDAFGAGTVFDIYNNTFYSLTKACTNSARLVNLGLWANLEGAEVNFKNNILYAGNFTELFIDGAPVVNHSNNLFYSTTLGRTLVKTETTDYTSTAVNTWEPTAQNTDPQFNGGTLPTGFTGIYGTDMLPNTNYFATTSGPTINNGATLGSPYDGNINTAGTDNPIARLAGAYDIGAYEYQGADITAPNAPSGLSVD, via the coding sequence ATGAAAACTAGATTCCTAAATTTTAATTTAATCCTTTTTGGCCTAATTATCTTTAGTGGGATTTTCGTTTTGAGTACAAGTGCCAGTGCCGCCACCTATTACGTCAAAAACGGAGGCAATGATAGTCTTTCGGGATTGGATGATGCGAATGCTTGGGAGACGATTGCTAAAGTAGAGGCGACAGTGACCAGCGGGGATATGGTTTATTTTCGTTCGCAAGATGTGTGGGAATCCAGTATTACTTCCGGAGTCGTGTTGCATGCTACTAGCGGTGTTATTTATGACGGAGCTACTTATGGATTAGGAACAAGAGCTAAATTTAAATCAAATGCTGTCTCTTCGTATAACAATTGGAGTACTGCCGACCTAAATGAAAGTAACATTATTTTTAGAGGGTTTGATATAGATTCTAATGATCAAACTTCGCTTGATGGTATCGGGATAGGCTATGTTGCTGACAAAGACATCTCAGGTATTACCGTTGATAATTGTACGGTGCACAATACAGGCAGATATGGAATTATCGTCTCCAATAGTGGAGGACATAAAACTAGTAATGTGCAAATATTAAACACTGAAACATATGATTGTCTCTATGCTACCGGGATAGATGTTTATGCTAGTTGGAATACGCCAGGTAACCAAAACGAAACTGTTTTAGTAAGAAATTGCATATCGCACAATAATTTAGAAGGTTTCTCTATCGTTAATGATTCAAAAAATGTTACGCTCGAATATAACAGGGCGTATGATAATATTCATGATGGAATTTTGGTAAGAACCTCGCCTGATTATGAAGGCGGGGAAAATGTTTTTTCCGCCCCGATAAACATGATTGTTAGATATAATGTTATATACAATAATGCTGATACGGGTATCCGCATATATAGCCCATCTGCACTTACTATGTCAGGTGCTTTCTATGGAAACTTACTTTACGAAAATGGTCAACCGAGCATTGGGGACTGTGCTGAGTTTTCTGTCATAAGTAGCAATGCCACGGATGATGCTTTTGGGGCTGGCACTGTCTTTGATATTTACAATAATACTTTTTATTCCCTGACTAAGGCCTGTACGAATTCAGCTCGTCTTGTTAATTTAGGCTTGTGGGCTAATCTAGAAGGTGCAGAAGTAAATTTTAAGAATAATATCTTGTATGCCGGTAATTTTACAGAGCTTTTCATCGATGGAGCGCCAGTTGTGAATCATTCTAATAATTTATTTTATTCCACAACTCTTGGTCGAACGTTAGTTAAAACGGAAACTACCGACTATACCTCAACTGCGGTCAATACCTGGGAACCCACCGCCCAAAACACCGACCCGCAATTTAACGGCGGCACGCTTCCTACCGGTTTCACTGGCATCTACGGCACAGACATGCTTCCCAACACCAATTATTTCGCCACCACATCCGGCCCCACCATCAACAACGGTGCCACACTTGGCAGTCCCTATGACGGCAACATCAACACGGCCGGTACTGACAATCCAATTGCTAGATTAGCTGGAGCTTATGATATTGGGGCTTATGAATATCAAGGAGCGGATATAACTGCGCCGAATGCGCCGAGTGGACTAAGTGTAGATTAA
- a CDS encoding right-handed parallel beta-helix repeat-containing protein, translating to MARNSEAATYYVKNGGNDSLSGLDDASAWETIAKVQLTVTSGDMVYFNSGDIWEFSTAPFLTAERGVSYIGNEWPSAGVKAELKGITGLEADTHRLVVINESDVVFKGFEVDGSSMGTGGGLYVGYGAGKAIDNITVKDCYIHHTGNPNLVGGNHSITDPNILNETWQPNWQYGLYAAGGDDNITHTNFNIINNEVAYTYHEGVAIYTAWVRTNPRVDGVSVRGNNVHDCGTRPTYTNANGTYGNGGVGVLVANNADNVTVEFNSIRDNGMTGIWERTSPEAAAGSPDNLIIRNNLIYENTGSGFSTQIGLVHSLNANIYSNIFYNNAGIDLEVSNGEYEASTFDIYNNTIYNTVSATSYGIVSFFQYSNAMANYPIVNFKNNIIYSNNAIGVYDHLTKITAHSNNLIYRASGSTGAAISNMSYAEVIPETEVTVSNDATYTYFTKSGGTDWTTIFTHYNFFKWSGFTTPALNNIVFMVDAVTENQLRVAKTSIPYTDINIVTGVKGTMTNFNRSAVATWEPTAQNTDPEFTVGTLPTGFTGTYGINLLPNTNYFATTTGPTIDTGATLGSPFNSSINSAGLASPFLRPQGGAYDIGAYELQGADTVPPSVPGGLAVE from the coding sequence ATGGCAAGAAATTCAGAGGCTGCGACTTACTACGTCAAAAACGGAGGCAATGATAGTCTTTCTGGATTGGATGATGCCAGCGCTTGGGAGACGATTGCCAAAGTTCAATTGACAGTCACTAGCGGGGACATGGTGTATTTTAATTCCGGCGATATTTGGGAATTTTCAACGGCCCCATTTTTGACTGCCGAGAGAGGGGTTTCTTATATTGGAAATGAGTGGCCATCCGCTGGCGTCAAGGCAGAATTAAAGGGTATAACTGGCCTTGAGGCGGACACGCATCGCTTAGTCGTTATCAATGAAAGTGATGTGGTTTTCAAGGGATTTGAGGTAGATGGTAGTTCAATGGGGACCGGTGGTGGCCTTTATGTTGGATATGGAGCCGGAAAGGCCATCGACAATATTACAGTTAAGGACTGTTATATTCATCACACAGGCAATCCGAATCTTGTCGGAGGTAATCACAGCATTACTGATCCTAATATTCTTAATGAAACTTGGCAACCTAACTGGCAATATGGACTTTATGCTGCTGGTGGCGATGATAATATCACACATACTAATTTTAATATAATCAATAATGAAGTTGCCTATACCTATCATGAAGGTGTTGCTATTTACACAGCATGGGTAAGAACGAACCCGAGAGTTGATGGTGTGTCAGTGCGGGGAAATAATGTTCATGATTGCGGTACTAGGCCGACCTATACCAATGCTAACGGCACATATGGCAATGGCGGAGTAGGAGTGCTTGTCGCTAACAATGCAGATAATGTCACTGTTGAATTTAATAGTATCCGTGATAATGGCATGACGGGAATCTGGGAGCGGACATCGCCGGAAGCTGCGGCCGGATCACCAGATAATTTGATAATTAGAAATAATCTGATTTATGAAAATACGGGAAGTGGTTTTTCTACGCAGATAGGCCTGGTGCACTCACTTAATGCTAATATTTATAGCAACATATTTTACAATAATGCCGGCATCGATTTGGAAGTTAGTAATGGCGAATACGAAGCAAGTACGTTTGATATTTATAACAACACTATTTACAATACCGTATCAGCCACAAGTTATGGGATTGTGTCTTTTTTCCAATACTCTAACGCTATGGCGAACTACCCTATAGTTAATTTTAAAAATAATATTATTTATAGTAATAATGCTATTGGAGTTTATGATCATCTTACTAAAATTACAGCTCACTCCAATAATCTTATTTACAGAGCATCAGGATCGACTGGGGCTGCCATTTCTAATATGAGCTACGCGGAGGTTATTCCAGAGACGGAAGTAACTGTTTCTAACGATGCAACATATACATATTTTACCAAATCAGGCGGTACGGACTGGACAACTATTTTTACACATTATAACTTTTTTAAATGGTCTGGCTTTACCACGCCGGCACTTAATAATATTGTGTTTATGGTTGATGCGGTGACGGAAAATCAGCTGAGAGTTGCAAAAACTTCAATACCCTATACGGATATTAATATTGTGACTGGAGTAAAGGGGACGATGACTAATTTTAATCGTTCAGCCGTCGCTACCTGGGAACCAACCGCCCAAAACACCGACCCTGAGTTCACCGTCGGCACCCTTCCCACCGGTTTCACCGGCACCTACGGCATCAATCTGCTACCCAACACTAATTATTTCGCCACCACCACAGGACCAACCATTGATACTGGAGCGACTCTCGGCAGTCCATTTAACAGCTCCATCAACAGCGCCGGACTGGCTTCGCCATTCTTGCGTCCCCAAGGCGGAGCCTATGATATTGGAGCCTATGAATTGCAAGGAGCGGACACGGTTCCACCCAGTGTGCCTGGTGGACTGGCAGTGGAATAA
- a CDS encoding right-handed parallel beta-helix repeat-containing protein produces MNLKIKNPKIKIFFLAILFIAIFGMSAKASAATYYVKNGGNDALSGLDDANAWAHCPGMPNWSGAVTLANGDTVYFRSQDIWAAPTGSRVLAIGIANVTYDGETYGSGTRAKFEAIGDHSNGAYGMVDLSTSNTIFRGFELDGNDYWNSGILIGNSATENITNIMIDNVDVHDIMDTGDSNVTGHWGYGINVISTANPGIVTSNLSILNSSFHNNNHEGIAMYAPWGYPGNKIDGVLIRNCVSRDNGSALGAGCGLEMANDVDNVTVEYSTLINNNGYGIVVRTSPEGENGAPNNFIARNNLISGNVLYGVAITNVQGLSETASFYNNLIYNNGITNANGNGAEFALAGGYDYTGSVFNVYNNTIYSTGNENTNFKAVVAIGFFGVNTGEPEVNFRNNIVYGDDLIPVIDQYNVMTHSNNLVYRSSGLSDTHISSGTSYNRAGVLTWEASAQTTDPNFTGGTLPTGFNGTYGTNMLPNTNYFATISGPTINTGATLGSPYNLSINSAGFTSPFLRPQGGAYDIGAYELQGADTVPPSVPSGLAVE; encoded by the coding sequence ATGAATCTCAAAATCAAAAATCCAAAAATAAAAATCTTTTTCCTAGCAATTTTGTTTATTGCAATTTTTGGCATGAGTGCTAAAGCTAGTGCCGCCACCTACTATGTCAAAAACGGAGGTAATGATGCTCTCTCTGGACTAGATGATGCAAATGCTTGGGCGCATTGCCCTGGAATGCCGAACTGGTCAGGAGCAGTAACTTTAGCCAATGGAGACACGGTCTATTTCCGATCGCAAGATATCTGGGCTGCTCCAACTGGATCACGAGTCTTAGCTATAGGCATAGCTAATGTGACCTATGACGGTGAAACTTATGGTAGTGGAACCAGAGCCAAATTTGAGGCCATTGGAGATCATTCGAATGGCGCATATGGCATGGTTGATCTCTCGACTAGCAATACGATATTCAGAGGATTTGAACTGGACGGGAATGATTATTGGAATTCAGGAATTTTGATTGGAAATAGTGCCACAGAGAATATAACCAACATCATGATCGACAATGTGGATGTACACGATATTATGGATACGGGAGATTCAAACGTCACTGGACATTGGGGTTATGGCATAAACGTCATATCTACGGCTAACCCCGGCATAGTTACTAGCAACTTATCAATTCTCAACTCCAGCTTTCATAATAACAATCATGAAGGAATCGCCATGTATGCTCCGTGGGGTTATCCCGGCAACAAGATAGACGGTGTGCTTATCAGGAATTGCGTATCTCGGGACAACGGTTCTGCATTGGGAGCTGGCTGTGGACTGGAAATGGCCAATGACGTTGACAATGTTACTGTTGAATACTCGACGCTTATCAATAATAATGGTTATGGAATAGTTGTCAGAACTTCTCCGGAAGGGGAAAATGGGGCGCCGAATAATTTTATCGCTAGAAATAATCTTATCAGCGGAAATGTTTTATACGGCGTTGCAATTACTAATGTCCAAGGTCTGTCAGAAACAGCTTCATTTTATAATAACTTGATCTACAATAATGGCATCACGAATGCTAATGGAAACGGAGCAGAGTTTGCTCTTGCTGGCGGGTATGATTACACGGGCAGTGTTTTTAATGTCTATAATAATACAATTTATTCAACCGGGAATGAAAATACAAACTTTAAGGCCGTTGTCGCAATTGGATTTTTTGGTGTAAACACCGGAGAACCAGAAGTCAATTTCCGGAACAATATTGTTTATGGCGATGATCTTATTCCGGTTATCGATCAGTATAATGTTATGACACACTCGAACAATTTAGTGTATCGATCTTCTGGTTTATCGGACACGCACATCAGTAGTGGAACGAGTTATAATCGCGCCGGCGTCCTCACCTGGGAAGCATCCGCCCAAACCACCGACCCCAACTTTACCGGAGGCACCCTTCCCACCGGCTTTAATGGAACCTACGGCACCAATATGCTTCCTAATACAAACTATTTCGCCACCATATCAGGCCCCACCATCAACACCGGCGCCACCCTCGGCAGTCCCTATAATCTTTCCATCAACAGTGCCGGATTCACTTCACCATTCCTCCGTCCCCAAGGCGGTGCCTATGATATCGGCGCCTATGAATTGCAAGGAGCGGACACGGTTCCACCCAGTGTTCCTAGTGGTCTTGCTGTTGAGTGA